A genomic window from Cucumis melo cultivar AY chromosome 8, USDA_Cmelo_AY_1.0, whole genome shotgun sequence includes:
- the LOC103484445 gene encoding CBL-interacting serine/threonine-protein kinase 12-like: MADRPDPDKKTETTRKDMPALLLGRYEIGKLLGHGTFAKVYHARNIKTNESVAIKVIDKEKILKGGLIAHIKREISILRRVRHPNIVQLFEVMATKAKIYFVMEYVRGGELFKKVSKGRLKEEVARKYFQQLISAVAFCHARGVYHRDLKPENLLLDENGNLKVSDFGLSAVSDQIRQDGLFHTFCGTPAYVAPEVLARKGYEAAKVDIWSCGVILFVLMAGYLPFHDQNIMAMYKKIYKGEFRCPRWFSPELIRLLTRLLDTNPETRFTIPEIMENRWFKKGYKHIKFYIEDDKVCSVEDDNDDVDSLSDQSQSESDSEIIETRRKVTSLPRPASLNAFDIISFSPGFDLSGLFEDGGEEARFVSSAPVSKIISKLEEIAKLVSFTVRKKDCRVSLEGSREGVKGPLTIAAEVFELTPKLVMVEVKRKGGDKAEYEQFCNNELKPALLNLKVEDSGDPSHIPSDTE; encoded by the coding sequence ATGGCCGACCGGCCCGACCCTGACAAGAAAACCGAAACCACCAGGAAGGATATGCCCGCCCTTCTTCTTGGCCGATACGAGATCGGGAAGCTCCTTGGCCATGGCACCTTCGCTAAGGTCTACCATGCCCGAAACATCAAAACCAACGAAAGCGTAGCCATTAAAGTCATCGACAAGGAGAAGATCCTCAAGGGCGGTTTAATCGCTCACATCAAACGCGAGATCTCAATCCTCCGCCGTGTTCGGCACCCTAATATTGTGCAACTCTTCGAGGTTATGGCCACTAAGGCCAAGATCTACTTCGTTATGGAATACGTCCGCGGAGGTGAGCTTTTCAAGAAGGTCTCCAAGGGCCGATTGAAGGAAGAGGTCGCACGGAAGTACTTTCAGCAATTAATCTCCGCCGTTGCTTTCTGTCACGCGCGTGGTGTTTATCATCGCGACCTCAAACCGGAGAATTTACTGCTCGATGAGAATGGGAATCTCAAGGTCTCCGATTTTGGCCTCAGTGCCGTCTCCGATCAAATTCGACAAGATGGGTTGTTTCATACTTTTTGTGGTACTCCGGCGTATGTGGCTCCGGAGGTTTTGGCTCGGAAAGGCTACGAGGCTGCCAAGGTCGATATTTGGTCATGTGGGGTTATTCTGTTTGTTCTAATGGCAGGTTATTTACCCTTCCACGACCAAAACATTATGGCAATGTATAAGAAGATTTACAAAGGGGAGTTCCGTTGTCCGAGATGGTTCTCGCCGGAGCTAATTCGACTCCTAACACGTCTTTTAGATACAAATCCCGAAACTCGTTTCACAATTCCTGAAATCATGGAGAATAGATGGTTCAAAAAGGGGTATAAGCATATCAAATTCTACATCGAAGACGATAAGGTATGCAGCGTTGAGGATGACAACGATGATGTTGATTCCTTGTCGGATCAATCACAATCGGAATCGGATTCCGAAATAATTGAGACCAGACGAAAGGTTACCTCACTTCCAAGACCCGCGAGTTTGAATGCATTTGATATAATTTCGTTTTCTCCCGGATTTGATCTTTCTGGATTGTTTGAAGATGGAGGGGAAGAGGCGAGATTTGTGTCAAGTGCTCCAGTGTCGAAGATTATATCAAAATTGGAGGAGATTGCAAAATTGGTGAGTTTCACTGTGAGGAAGAAGGATTGCAGGGTTAGTTTAGAGGGGTCACGGGAAGGAGTGAAAGGGCCATTGACAATCGCAGCCGAGGTATTCGAGTTGACGCCGAAATTGGTGATGGTAGAGGTGAAGAGGAAAGGGGGAGATAAAGCAGAGTATGAGCAGTTCTGTAACAATGAATTGAAGCCAGCATTGTTGAATCTGAAAGTGGAAGATTCTGGTGATCCTTCACATATACCATCAGATACTGAATGA